TCCGAATGATTATGGTCACATCCTAAAAGAGATCCGCTCCACAGGAGTAGTATCCCAGAAGACAAGAGAAGTGCTTGCTGTGAAGGCTTTCAGGCACACAGCCGATTATGATGCCACCATAGACACTTATCTTAGTAAGGAACTTCTTGGTGAGGAAGTACTGCGCCTCAGTTACAAGGATGGCGTAACCCTCAGATATGGTGAGAACTGGCATCAGACTGCTAAGTTCTATAAAGAGGACGGTGTAACCGGTCCTTCACTTGCCAATGCAAAACAGCTTCATGGGAAAGAACTTTCCTATAACAACTACATCGATGCTGACAATGCCCTCCAGACCGTTAAGGAATTATCATGTTCCAATGCGGCAGTGGCAATTGTAAAGCACAACAATCCATGCGGTCTTGCAACCGGCAACACTCTTTTGCAGGCACTTGGTGCAGCATGGGACGGAGATCCAATATCTGCATATGGAAGCATAATATGCACCAACACTGTTTTTGATCTTAAGGCAGCAGAATTCCTCAACGGTAAATTCGTAGAGATCATTCTTGCTCCCGGATTTGAGCCGGATGCTCTTGAGTTCCTCAAGAACAAGAGTGCAAACCTTCGTTTGCTTGAGTTACCTGAACTGAACGAACCATTCGAAGTTGAAAATACCTACAAGTTCGTGATCGGCGGCATACTGGAACAGGCACGCAACGTAGGCATCTATGACAAATGGGATTGCGTGACAGAAACTCCATATCCTGAAGACCTCCGCGCAGTTTCTGAGTTTGCCATGCACGCATGCAAATGTGTGAAATCAAACGCAGTTACCCTTGCATTTGAGTATGCGGATGGCTGCTACATGATGATCTCAATGGGTGCGGGACAGCCCAACAGAGTGGATTCCATCAGGAAGCTTGCCGCAACTAAGGCACGTGAGAACCTCAAGGTCATGTATGACCGTGAGAGCCCTGACATGTCATACGAGCAGTACTGCAATGATGTATTTGCAAAATGTGTAATGGCATCTGATGCTTTCTTCCCATTCGATGACAGTGTTGTGCACGCAGAAGAAAACGGTATAATGTATATTCTTTCACCGGGCGGCTCAATTAGAGACCAGGAAGTCATTGATACAGCTAACAGACTGGGCGTATCATTGGTTTTCACCGGAATGAGACACTTCTTGCATTGAAGTGTTTCTTTATTTTTTGTTCAATTTTGTATTTATTTGTATTTATATCTGATTTATTTTGGATTGCTAGTGGTTTTGGCGTATTCTTCAGCTGAAAGTTTACCTCTAAATCAATTAAAATTTACAAGCCATTTGTAAAAATTGTCTTCTGCTGCTTTTTGCGCGAAAAACCTTATAAATCATTAACTAACTTTTATATTAATTGGTTAAGCTTTGCTTACTGGTTGGTTGGATACATTACTCTACATAAATTGAGGTGGAAAATTGAAGTCTAAGGGGCTTTTAAGTATATTGACATTTTCGGAAAAAAGGAAGGACATATTATTCCTGCTTGAAGAAAAGCCATGTACATTATCCGACATCAAAGATTATTTTAACGTATCCTCTCCAGAAATTTCCCCAAGGATCAAGGAAATGCTGGAACACAACCTGATCGAAAAAACAGACAAGGATTATCAGATAACTCCTATTGGTAAAGCGATAATCCACCATTTCAGACCTTTTCTGGATATAATTGAAACGATAGAGAAAAACGAGCCTTTCTGGGAAGAGCATTATCTGGAGGATATACCTCAACATCTGCTTAACGACCTCATAGCTTTGAAAGAATGCAATGTTGTTTCAGGTAGCATAGAGAATATCTATGAATCCCATAAGCTTTTTGTGGAAAATCTTCTCAAATCGACAACCATCAAAGGAGTCTCCTCTATATTCATTCCGACGTATCCGGATTTTGTAGTTGACCTTGCCAACAAGGACGTGCCAACTTCCCTGATATTAACCGAAAAGGTATTTCAAAAGGTCAGGGATGAGCACCATGAAAAACTGGAGTTCTATCTCAATGCTCCACAAACCGAGCTTCATGTAATAGATGATGTAAAGCTTGCTTTCGTGGTTAGTGATGTCTTCTTCTCTATGTCCTTATTCTTCAATCCTGACACTTATGATCCCAGAGATGATCTTGTAGGGTATGATCAGGCAGCATTAAAATGGGGAAGTGACCTTTTCGATTATTACCTGGGTAAATCCCGTAAGGTCACATCTATCTGAATATTCAGATCAGAAGTCCGCTTGCAATTGTCCTTAGTCCGACGATGGTGGTTGATTCACCATCGATCATGAACAGTCTTCTGGCAAGTCTATTCTTTGTTTCAACTTCAACTGGTTCTGCAAAGTTATTAATGTAGAGCAACCCGATGATGAAACTGTATCCAAGGATTATGGGTTCAAATGCCAGGGTTCCTGTAAGTATGGATATTAACAGGATAGTGTGGGACAGGGTATGCAGGCTGAATAGCATTACCTTTGCTTTCTTTTGTCCAAGGGCTACAGGCAGTGTTTTGATGCCTGCAAGAGTGTCACCTTTTATGTCCTTGAAGTCATATATGGCAGAATTGACAAAGAGTTTGAGGCCAAAATAAAGGAAGACCAGTGCAGGTGCAAGCATATTAGTTGAGTAGATACCTGCAATGCCTGCGATGAAAGCTCCCCACGTTGTACCAACAACGATGTTCTTCATCCCAAGTCCGCCTTTAAGCTTGATATTGAATTTG
The sequence above is a segment of the uncultured Methanolobus sp. genome. Coding sequences within it:
- the purH gene encoding bifunctional phosphoribosylaminoimidazolecarboxamide formyltransferase/IMP cyclohydrolase; its protein translation is MVKRALLSVSDKTGIVDFARGLEKLDIQIISTGGTARMLRDSGIEVMDVSDVTGFPEMMGGRVKTLHPRIHGGILSIRDDHDHMGEAQKAEVEMIDLVVVNLYPFEITVSKEGVLLDEAIENIDIGGPAMLRSAAKNYRYVSVVCDPNDYGHILKEIRSTGVVSQKTREVLAVKAFRHTADYDATIDTYLSKELLGEEVLRLSYKDGVTLRYGENWHQTAKFYKEDGVTGPSLANAKQLHGKELSYNNYIDADNALQTVKELSCSNAAVAIVKHNNPCGLATGNTLLQALGAAWDGDPISAYGSIICTNTVFDLKAAEFLNGKFVEIILAPGFEPDALEFLKNKSANLRLLELPELNEPFEVENTYKFVIGGILEQARNVGIYDKWDCVTETPYPEDLRAVSEFAMHACKCVKSNAVTLAFEYADGCYMMISMGAGQPNRVDSIRKLAATKARENLKVMYDRESPDMSYEQYCNDVFAKCVMASDAFFPFDDSVVHAEENGIMYILSPGGSIRDQEVIDTANRLGVSLVFTGMRHFLH
- a CDS encoding winged helix-turn-helix domain-containing protein, whose amino-acid sequence is MKSKGLLSILTFSEKRKDILFLLEEKPCTLSDIKDYFNVSSPEISPRIKEMLEHNLIEKTDKDYQITPIGKAIIHHFRPFLDIIETIEKNEPFWEEHYLEDIPQHLLNDLIALKECNVVSGSIENIYESHKLFVENLLKSTTIKGVSSIFIPTYPDFVVDLANKDVPTSLILTEKVFQKVRDEHHEKLEFYLNAPQTELHVIDDVKLAFVVSDVFFSMSLFFNPDTYDPRDDLVGYDQAALKWGSDLFDYYLGKSRKVTSI
- a CDS encoding UbiA family prenyltransferase, which gives rise to MSSNCTIGLPGLPVKKYEQNYSQPRIDPTPTINLLKSSILVSFSGALRIHIAFLLLQIHSVFLNCLAGGLIIYAVYTLDRALDSEEDLANRPELKGASKKTALIISLVCFLIGAAILTANGLILFAFLPLVTGYLYSKGAKIGKFNIKLKGGLGMKNIVVGTTWGAFIAGIAGIYSTNMLAPALVFLYFGLKLFVNSAIYDFKDIKGDTLAGIKTLPVALGQKKAKVMLFSLHTLSHTILLISILTGTLAFEPIILGYSFIIGLLYINNFAEPVEVETKNRLARRLFMIDGESTTIVGLRTIASGLLI